The proteins below come from a single Carnobacterium divergens DSM 20623 genomic window:
- a CDS encoding GNAT family N-acetyltransferase, with protein MIHLISATSKEDALLLNQLATKIWQEHYIPIIGADQVSYMLTHLQSADKMFQDIQSGMTYYLIQVIKADGTKEWAGYAGFEIKADHLFLSKLYVLADFRQHGIGSFVFQHILKEAKSSNLPAIQLTVNKYNDKSIAAYQKMGFTTIKEQVADIGGGYVLDDYVMEYRIS; from the coding sequence ATGATCCATTTAATTTCAGCAACTTCAAAAGAAGACGCCTTACTCTTAAACCAATTAGCTACTAAAATTTGGCAAGAACACTACATTCCAATCATCGGCGCGGATCAAGTTTCTTATATGCTGACCCACTTACAATCGGCTGATAAAATGTTCCAAGACATCCAAAGTGGGATGACCTACTATTTAATCCAAGTTATAAAAGCCGACGGTACAAAAGAATGGGCTGGTTACGCAGGATTTGAAATCAAAGCGGACCACTTATTTCTAAGCAAACTTTATGTATTAGCTGATTTTAGACAACACGGCATCGGCTCTTTTGTTTTCCAACACATTCTCAAAGAAGCAAAATCAAGCAACTTACCTGCCATCCAATTAACAGTCAACAAATACAACGACAAGTCAATTGCAGCCTATCAAAAAATGGGTTTTACAACCATTAAAGAACAAGTGGCTGATATTGGTGGCGGCTATGTACTGGATGATTACGTGATGGAATATCGTATCTCATAG
- a CDS encoding glycoside hydrolase family 65 protein, whose translation MTIERLFDIDAWKVKTNTLDKENRRLQESLTSLGNGYMGMRGNFEESYSGDHHEGNYIAGVWYPDKTRVGWWKNGYPEYFGKVINSINIIAMDILIDGNAIDLFTDQIEDFLLELDMEKGVLRRSFIVSKNGKRIKFEFQRFLSLAVKELCSIQVIVTNLGEPAKIEIQSQLNGDVRNQDSNYDEMFWLPVEAASNRLVVETKPNDFGIEQFTVAATMSNTVEGLVKTTEKIEELTVSECFSGKLETNQKASLTKNIIVTTSRDYDKEAVLKAGEALMEESIVPHSFEELKTAHEKIWADRWKLSDVEIGGDDAQQQGIRFNLFQLFSTYYGEDMRLNIGPKGFTGEKYGGATYWDTEAYAVPLYLALADPSVSKNLLKYRYEQLPGAYHNAKQQGLAGALYPMVTFTGIECHNEWEITFEEIHRNGAIAYAIYNYTNYTGDHSYVANEGMDVLVGISRFWADRVHFSATKKQYMIHGVTGPNEYENNINNNWYTNKLATWTLAYTLEKLQTADKEAVNRTNVTEEEKQKWQDIIEKMYYPYDAERDVFVQHDTFLDKELMPVSQLAKTDLPINQNWSWDKILRSCFIKQADVLQGIYFFNNQFTKAEKQRNFDFYEPMTVHESSLSPSVHAILAAELEMSEKAVELYARTARLDLDNYNNDTEDGLHITSMTGSWLTIVEGFAGMRTFADTLSFKPFVPADWDYYRFHINYRGRLIFIEVNQTETSLTLLSGEPLTLNLYDEVVELVTKLTVPTYQV comes from the coding sequence ATGACAATTGAACGTTTATTTGATATTGATGCTTGGAAGGTAAAAACAAATACACTAGATAAAGAAAATCGCCGGTTACAAGAAAGTTTGACAAGTTTAGGAAACGGATACATGGGGATGCGAGGCAACTTTGAAGAAAGCTATTCAGGAGATCATCATGAAGGGAATTACATTGCAGGCGTTTGGTATCCAGATAAAACACGTGTAGGTTGGTGGAAAAATGGCTACCCAGAGTATTTTGGGAAAGTAATTAATTCAATTAACATTATTGCAATGGATATTTTGATTGACGGCAATGCAATTGATTTATTTACCGATCAAATAGAAGACTTTTTATTAGAATTAGATATGGAAAAAGGTGTGTTACGCCGAAGCTTTATCGTGAGTAAAAATGGAAAACGTATTAAATTTGAATTTCAACGTTTTTTAAGTTTAGCAGTTAAAGAGTTATGTAGCATTCAAGTTATCGTAACAAATTTAGGTGAACCAGCCAAGATTGAGATTCAGTCACAATTAAATGGGGATGTCCGAAATCAAGATAGCAACTACGATGAAATGTTTTGGTTACCTGTTGAAGCAGCTTCGAATCGTTTAGTAGTAGAAACAAAGCCAAATGATTTTGGAATTGAGCAATTTACCGTTGCTGCTACAATGAGCAATACGGTTGAAGGTTTAGTAAAGACGACTGAAAAAATTGAAGAATTAACGGTTTCTGAATGTTTTTCGGGAAAATTAGAAACGAATCAAAAAGCTAGTTTGACAAAGAACATTATTGTCACTACATCAAGAGACTACGATAAAGAGGCTGTTTTAAAAGCAGGGGAAGCGTTAATGGAAGAGAGTATCGTCCCTCACTCATTTGAAGAGCTAAAAACAGCGCATGAAAAAATCTGGGCAGATAGATGGAAGTTAAGTGACGTTGAAATTGGCGGCGATGATGCACAGCAACAGGGAATTCGTTTTAACTTATTCCAACTGTTTTCTACCTATTATGGTGAAGATATGCGTTTAAATATTGGACCTAAAGGCTTTACTGGTGAAAAATATGGCGGTGCTACTTACTGGGATACTGAAGCGTATGCTGTACCGTTGTATTTAGCATTAGCAGACCCATCCGTTAGTAAAAATCTCTTGAAATACCGCTATGAACAGTTACCTGGTGCGTACCATAATGCAAAACAACAAGGCTTAGCAGGTGCGTTGTATCCAATGGTTACTTTTACAGGAATCGAGTGCCACAATGAATGGGAAATTACATTCGAAGAAATTCATCGTAACGGTGCGATTGCTTATGCCATTTATAACTATACTAATTACACAGGAGACCATAGCTATGTAGCAAATGAAGGCATGGATGTTTTAGTTGGAATCAGTCGTTTTTGGGCAGATCGCGTTCATTTTTCAGCAACTAAAAAACAGTATATGATTCACGGTGTGACGGGACCAAATGAATATGAAAATAATATCAATAATAATTGGTATACAAATAAGTTAGCCACTTGGACGTTAGCTTACACACTAGAAAAATTACAAACTGCAGATAAAGAGGCAGTAAATCGTACGAATGTAACAGAAGAAGAAAAACAAAAATGGCAAGATATCATTGAGAAAATGTACTATCCTTATGATGCAGAAAGAGATGTTTTTGTTCAACATGATACGTTTTTAGATAAGGAATTAATGCCAGTTAGTCAATTAGCAAAAACAGATTTGCCAATCAATCAAAACTGGTCGTGGGATAAAATTTTACGTTCATGTTTTATTAAGCAAGCAGATGTTTTACAAGGAATTTATTTCTTTAATAACCAATTTACTAAAGCTGAAAAGCAACGGAATTTTGATTTTTACGAGCCAATGACGGTTCATGAGTCAAGCTTGTCACCATCTGTTCATGCTATTTTAGCAGCAGAATTAGAAATGTCTGAAAAGGCAGTTGAACTATACGCGCGAACTGCACGCCTAGATCTAGATAACTACAATAATGATACGGAAGATGGTCTACACATTACCTCGATGACAGGAAGCTGGTTAACGATTGTTGAAGGCTTTGCAGGAATGCGAACATTTGCAGACACGCTTTCCTTTAAACCGTTTGTACCAGCAGATTGGGACTACTATCGTTTCCATATCAATTATCGTGGTCGTTTAATCTTTATTGAAGTGAACCAAACTGAAACCAGTTTGACATTACTATCCGGCGAGCCGTTGACATTAAACTTATACGATGAAGTGGTTGAATTAGTGACTAAATTAACAGTTCCAACTTATCAAGTCTAA
- a CDS encoding AzlC family ABC transporter permease has protein sequence MLKKNQAVWQETLKVAMPLCLSYIPVGLACGVLLQKVGFNGLYTALISFLVFSGGAQFLAAAMLVDSAPILSIIMMTLFLELRYILLSSSLSTFIKKEKRGFIALFTKSINDENYAVNYLKFSTDSSWNAHKALMVNRYSLASWLVSTVAGTMLGSVLPLDVHIVDFALTAMFIYMFTMQLQNKLIIFVGLFSGLLSIMTMLILKSTIGLILATIIASFTGYMIEKQLKKRNLAGKLKFKEKTRQPLETEATTPHE, from the coding sequence ATGTTAAAGAAGAATCAAGCAGTCTGGCAAGAAACGTTAAAAGTTGCGATGCCACTTTGCTTAAGTTATATTCCTGTTGGTCTTGCTTGTGGCGTATTGTTACAAAAAGTTGGATTTAATGGGTTGTATACCGCACTTATCTCGTTTTTAGTCTTTTCTGGTGGTGCTCAATTTCTGGCCGCAGCTATGTTAGTAGATTCAGCTCCAATTCTCTCGATTATCATGATGACGCTATTTTTAGAATTGCGCTACATATTGCTTAGTTCTAGTTTATCGACATTTATCAAAAAAGAAAAGCGCGGCTTTATAGCTTTGTTTACTAAAAGTATTAATGATGAAAATTATGCAGTTAATTATTTGAAGTTTTCCACTGATTCAAGTTGGAATGCCCATAAGGCTCTGATGGTCAATCGTTATTCGTTAGCATCTTGGTTAGTGAGTACCGTTGCAGGTACAATGTTAGGGTCAGTGCTTCCATTAGATGTTCATATTGTTGATTTTGCTTTAACTGCGATGTTTATTTATATGTTTACGATGCAGTTGCAAAATAAATTAATTATTTTTGTAGGTCTTTTTTCAGGATTATTGTCAATTATGACGATGTTGATTTTAAAAAGTACGATTGGTTTGATTTTAGCCACAATTATTGCTTCTTTTACTGGTTATATGATTGAAAAGCAATTAAAGAAACGGAATCTTGCTGGCAAACTAAAGTTTAAAGAAAAAACACGACAACCGTTAGAGACGGAGGCAACGACACCACATGAATAG
- a CDS encoding endonuclease/exonuclease/phosphatase family protein has translation MLTLNTHSWLEEHALEKLELLVETLIQKKYDVIALQEVNQSINALPLEKKNHFHQVDNQKILRQDNFAAVLQEQLAKKGLQYDWTWVANHIGYDRFDEGVALLSLTPIEATTSFTISNETDYTNYQTRKVIGIKTTLNNQTAWFYSVHFGWWNDNKNPFKEQWATLLTAMPEPNTRTFLMGDFNSPATVKNEGYDLILHENWLDTFQQAKEKDSGITVPAAIDGWKSATDALRIDYIFTNQPIEISSSVVIFNGINQPVVSDHFGVEVQFNF, from the coding sequence ATGTTGACACTTAATACACACAGCTGGCTAGAAGAACATGCTCTTGAAAAATTAGAGCTACTTGTTGAAACGTTAATTCAGAAAAAATATGACGTTATTGCCTTGCAAGAAGTAAACCAATCAATTAACGCTCTTCCTCTTGAAAAAAAGAATCATTTTCATCAGGTTGATAACCAAAAAATACTCCGTCAGGACAATTTTGCTGCCGTACTACAAGAACAATTGGCTAAAAAAGGGCTCCAATATGATTGGACTTGGGTAGCCAATCATATTGGGTATGATCGATTTGATGAAGGCGTCGCCTTACTAAGCTTAACACCAATTGAAGCAACGACTTCTTTTACTATTTCTAATGAAACGGATTATACAAACTATCAAACTAGAAAAGTTATTGGCATCAAAACAACTTTAAACAATCAAACCGCTTGGTTTTATAGCGTTCACTTTGGCTGGTGGAATGACAATAAGAATCCTTTCAAAGAACAATGGGCTACTTTGTTAACAGCCATGCCAGAGCCTAACACACGAACTTTCTTAATGGGAGATTTTAACAGTCCTGCTACAGTCAAAAATGAAGGCTATGACTTAATTTTACATGAAAATTGGCTTGACACTTTTCAACAGGCTAAGGAAAAAGATAGCGGAATAACGGTTCCAGCGGCAATTGATGGTTGGAAAAGTGCCACTGATGCCTTACGAATTGATTATATATTTACAAATCAACCTATCGAAATTAGCTCTTCCGTGGTTATTTTTAACGGAATCAATCAACCTGTAGTATCTGATCACTTCGGCGTTGAAGTTCAATTTAATTTTTAA
- a CDS encoding ClbS/DfsB family four-helix bundle protein: MKNYETKQDLLDEIKKKHVKYDSEFDAIPETLKNTRIEEVDRTPSENLSYQIGWIQLLLSWETAEQKGLHVTTPTPDYKWNNLGGLYQSFYDKYGNLPLTMQRKLLQDSLNELYTLIESFSDDELFLPNQRSWATTKAMWPVWKWIHINTVAPFTNFRTKIRKWKKSVLIEKTLDN, encoded by the coding sequence ATGAAAAACTATGAAACAAAACAAGACTTACTCGATGAAATCAAAAAAAAACACGTAAAATACGATTCCGAATTCGACGCTATTCCCGAAACTTTAAAAAACACCCGAATTGAAGAAGTTGACCGCACCCCTTCCGAAAATTTATCTTATCAAATTGGTTGGATTCAGCTCCTTCTTAGCTGGGAAACAGCAGAGCAAAAAGGTCTCCACGTAACCACTCCAACTCCTGATTATAAATGGAATAATTTAGGCGGACTTTATCAATCTTTTTATGATAAATATGGGAACCTGCCCTTGACTATGCAAAGAAAATTATTACAAGATTCATTAAACGAACTTTACACACTTATAGAATCCTTTTCTGATGATGAACTATTCTTACCTAATCAGCGTTCTTGGGCAACTACTAAAGCGATGTGGCCTGTTTGGAAATGGATTCATATTAACACAGTAGCTCCTTTTACAAACTTTAGAACAAAAATTCGCAAGTGGAAAAAAAGCGTTTTAATTGAAAAAACATTAGACAACTAA
- the pgmB gene encoding beta-phosphoglucomutase: protein MKAVLFDLDGVITDTAHYHYKAWRWLGEEIGVVVDEAFNEELKGISRSESLEKILEKGNLTTKYTQTEKNELTTKKNDVYQKMIEEMTPNDLLPGIQELLLDLKEKQLKIGLASASQNGPFILAKLNIADLFDTIVDPTTLKAGKPAPDIFIQGAKQLAIAPVDCVGVEDAIAGVSAICAANMAAVGVGDAVQLKEATKVVPTTDLLTYPLLEKTWQDYRNEG, encoded by the coding sequence ATGAAAGCAGTATTATTTGATTTAGATGGTGTCATTACAGATACCGCCCATTATCATTACAAAGCATGGCGCTGGTTAGGGGAAGAAATTGGCGTGGTGGTAGATGAAGCTTTTAATGAAGAGTTAAAAGGAATTAGCCGCTCAGAATCTCTTGAAAAAATTCTTGAAAAAGGGAATTTGACAACTAAATATACTCAAACTGAAAAAAATGAATTGACTACCAAAAAAAATGATGTCTACCAAAAAATGATTGAAGAAATGACGCCAAATGATCTTTTACCAGGCATTCAAGAGTTGTTGCTTGATTTAAAAGAAAAGCAGTTGAAAATAGGTTTAGCTTCAGCAAGTCAAAATGGTCCGTTTATCTTAGCAAAATTAAATATTGCCGATTTATTTGATACAATCGTTGATCCAACAACTTTAAAAGCAGGGAAGCCTGCACCAGATATCTTTATTCAAGGTGCAAAACAGCTAGCGATTGCTCCGGTTGATTGTGTAGGAGTGGAAGATGCTATTGCGGGAGTATCGGCGATTTGTGCAGCAAATATGGCGGCAGTTGGTGTAGGAGATGCAGTGCAATTAAAAGAAGCAACGAAGGTTGTTCCTACAACGGATTTATTGACGTATCCTTTATTAGAAAAAACATGGCAGGACTACCGGAATGAAGGTTAA
- a CDS encoding aldose epimerase family protein, giving the protein MKVNTETILLHPKGKIESYTLDNEAGFSVTLLNYGGRLTAINVPDRDGFSENVVLNLENIDGYLADQAYFGALVGPVAGRIRNGKWKAHQLTQNQFPHHIHGGGAGFHQQIWHSVPFVTEEECGIQLSLVLPDGTDGYPGELQLRATYTITKNQELKLEMVGSSNQETLFNPTNHAYFNLSGNGKEKISTHILQIASDQVAELDHEKIPTGRLMDVEGTNFDFQSPKLLARQFFKQPQGYDDAFKLKHKEGQPQLYLADPKSKRKMEITTSEESVVVFTTTNMDENYVVCNQKMSSHLGIAIEPQGLPDAVHHSNFQSILLQPGIPKKHQTIYQFGLIDE; this is encoded by the coding sequence ATGAAGGTTAATACAGAAACCATTTTGCTTCATCCAAAAGGTAAAATTGAATCGTATACGCTTGATAATGAAGCTGGTTTTTCTGTAACGCTGTTGAACTACGGTGGTCGTCTAACGGCCATCAATGTTCCAGACCGAGATGGATTCAGTGAAAATGTTGTGTTGAATTTAGAAAATATTGACGGTTATCTAGCGGATCAAGCTTATTTTGGTGCACTTGTTGGCCCGGTTGCTGGGCGCATCCGAAATGGAAAATGGAAGGCACACCAGCTTACACAAAATCAATTTCCACATCATATCCATGGAGGAGGAGCAGGTTTTCACCAACAAATTTGGCATAGTGTTCCTTTTGTAACAGAGGAAGAATGTGGTATTCAGTTAAGCTTGGTTTTACCTGACGGAACAGATGGTTATCCAGGAGAGTTGCAATTACGTGCTACGTATACGATTACGAAAAATCAAGAACTGAAGCTAGAAATGGTAGGAAGTAGCAATCAAGAAACGTTATTTAATCCAACCAATCATGCGTACTTCAATTTAAGTGGAAATGGAAAAGAAAAAATTTCAACGCATATTTTGCAAATAGCTAGTGATCAAGTAGCTGAGTTGGATCATGAAAAAATTCCTACAGGACGTCTTATGGATGTTGAAGGTACTAATTTTGATTTTCAATCGCCAAAGCTGTTAGCTAGGCAATTTTTTAAACAGCCACAGGGCTATGACGATGCGTTTAAACTAAAACATAAAGAGGGGCAACCTCAGCTTTACTTGGCGGATCCAAAGAGCAAACGGAAAATGGAAATCACCACCAGTGAAGAAAGTGTTGTAGTATTTACAACAACAAATATGGACGAGAATTACGTTGTTTGCAATCAAAAGATGTCTAGTCACTTAGGGATTGCGATTGAACCACAAGGATTACCCGATGCTGTTCATCATTCAAATTTCCAATCGATTCTATTACAGCCAGGTATTCCTAAAAAACATCAGACGATTTATCAATTTGGTTTGATAGACGAATAA
- a CDS encoding YusW family protein, whose protein sequence is MRNKLWPAWILVLIIYGQQELSVFKEERAQPIEITSATTNEDSIESNDSSNYSEKLEDTTQKTTLLAVQKMKIDYRSHHQKLKLSYQVQNNEVKAKIQQNHEKSKGIRAQNKIEDLFQSTDFSAATADSLLKTLQIAYQLPDYTNYQIELTLQDGTQLEFENDD, encoded by the coding sequence ATGAGAAATAAATTATGGCCCGCTTGGATTCTCGTTTTAATAATCTATGGCCAACAAGAACTTTCTGTCTTTAAAGAAGAGCGAGCACAACCTATTGAAATAACTTCGGCCACCACCAATGAAGATTCTATAGAATCAAACGATAGTAGTAACTATTCAGAAAAACTTGAGGACACCACACAAAAAACGACACTTCTAGCCGTTCAAAAAATGAAAATCGACTACCGATCCCATCACCAAAAGTTAAAACTGAGTTATCAAGTTCAAAACAATGAAGTGAAAGCTAAAATACAGCAAAATCATGAAAAATCTAAAGGGATAAGAGCTCAAAATAAAATCGAAGATCTTTTCCAATCAACTGACTTTTCTGCCGCAACAGCAGACTCGCTTCTTAAAACTCTTCAAATTGCCTATCAATTACCTGACTACACCAACTATCAAATTGAACTTACTTTACAAGATGGCACTCAGCTTGAATTTGAAAATGACGATTAA
- a CDS encoding AzlD domain-containing protein: MNSQFILLILGMAFVSYLPRVIPMMYFSKRDIPEWFHEWMKYVPAALFAALFFKDVFIVDGDFSLFSNLKIIAAVIVMAVAYKTKSMGLSVIGGLAAILLLTYAF; this comes from the coding sequence ATGAATAGTCAATTTATCTTATTGATCTTAGGAATGGCATTTGTTTCGTATTTGCCAAGAGTGATTCCGATGATGTATTTTTCTAAGCGTGATATTCCTGAATGGTTTCATGAATGGATGAAATATGTTCCAGCTGCGTTGTTTGCGGCCTTGTTCTTTAAAGATGTTTTTATTGTAGATGGCGATTTTTCGTTATTTAGTAATTTGAAAATTATTGCGGCAGTAATCGTGATGGCAGTTGCTTATAAAACAAAGTCGATGGGACTTTCAGTTATTGGTGGTTTAGCAGCGATATTATTGCTGACGTATGCATTTTAA
- a CDS encoding LacI family DNA-binding transcriptional regulator encodes MAVTIKDVAKKAGVATSTVSRTIQDHSSISEKTKIKVRQAMADLGYVPNFSAQSLASKTTKTIGVIMPVSDGVAFQNPFFLEVIREISKVCNEKHYMVSLASGKDTGELLESIKMMARRGTVDGFIVLYSTWEDQIIEYLHEANLIYAMVGRPYLFENETLYVDNDNRLSGKDATNYLLQKGHTQIGYVGDDLDQVVTIERMAGFRDALQEAGIAINPQQSILMTDSDNATVTQPLEKLFEHQKTAPTALVVSDDMLAVTVMQRLLMLGYQVPMDVSIISFNNSIFAKMAYPKLTSIDINVPQLGQQVALKLIDKIEEKEAPFVKMIIPHEIIERETVASK; translated from the coding sequence ATGGCAGTTACAATCAAAGACGTTGCAAAAAAAGCTGGCGTTGCTACATCTACTGTTTCCAGAACGATTCAAGATCACAGTAGTATTAGCGAAAAAACAAAAATAAAAGTTCGTCAGGCGATGGCGGATTTGGGGTATGTGCCAAATTTTTCAGCTCAAAGTTTAGCTAGTAAGACGACTAAAACGATTGGAGTAATTATGCCAGTTTCAGACGGTGTTGCATTTCAAAATCCATTCTTTTTAGAAGTAATTCGTGAAATTAGCAAAGTGTGTAACGAAAAACACTACATGGTGTCTCTTGCTTCAGGAAAAGATACTGGTGAATTATTAGAGAGCATTAAAATGATGGCACGTCGTGGAACGGTTGATGGTTTTATTGTTTTGTATTCTACGTGGGAAGATCAAATTATTGAATATTTACATGAAGCGAACTTGATCTATGCAATGGTTGGTCGCCCGTATCTCTTTGAAAATGAAACATTGTATGTAGATAACGATAATAGATTGTCTGGAAAAGACGCGACAAATTACTTGCTTCAAAAGGGACACACTCAAATTGGGTATGTGGGGGATGATTTGGATCAAGTAGTTACGATTGAACGGATGGCGGGTTTTCGAGATGCGTTGCAAGAAGCAGGAATCGCTATTAATCCACAACAATCTATTTTAATGACAGATTCTGACAATGCAACTGTTACACAGCCATTAGAAAAGTTATTTGAACATCAAAAAACGGCACCGACGGCTTTAGTAGTTAGCGATGATATGCTTGCGGTAACAGTGATGCAACGGTTATTAATGTTAGGCTACCAAGTTCCGATGGATGTTTCAATTATTAGTTTCAATAACTCGATTTTTGCCAAAATGGCCTATCCTAAATTAACTTCGATTGATATTAATGTTCCGCAACTTGGTCAACAAGTCGCACTGAAATTGATTGATAAAATTGAAGAAAAAGAAGCACCGTTTGTAAAAATGATTATTCCTCATGAAATTATTGAACGGGAAACAGTAGCTTCGAAATAA
- a CDS encoding peptidase U32 family protein, which yields MRIIEKKPEVLAPAGTLEKLKTAIYYGADAVYIGGDAYGLRSRAGNFTFDEMREGVEFAKKYKAKVYVAANMVTHEGDEKGAGEFFRTLRDIGISAVIVSDPALIEICATEAPGLPIHLSTQASATNYQTLEFWREEGLERVVLAREVGMEEVKEIRSKTKVEIEAFIHGAMCISYSGRCVLSNHMSQRDANRGGCSQSCRWKYDLFDMPISGERESLVGGQPLEEFSMSAVDMSMIHHIPELVENGVDSLKIEGRMKSIHYVSTVSNVYRQAIDTYCADPDNYVFKQEWEDELWKVAQRELSTGFYYGVPTEDEQLFGKRRKIPAYGFIGQVLAYDPETKIATIQQRNNFGVGDDVEFYGPGFTHSHQKIEVLWNEDDEAIDRAPNAMMIVKTKVTTPVKRYDMIRKQR from the coding sequence ATGAGAATAATTGAAAAGAAACCTGAAGTTCTTGCCCCCGCAGGTACACTTGAAAAGTTAAAAACAGCGATTTATTATGGAGCAGATGCCGTTTATATTGGTGGAGATGCTTATGGTTTGAGAAGTCGAGCAGGTAATTTTACCTTTGATGAGATGCGTGAAGGGGTTGAATTTGCCAAAAAATACAAGGCAAAAGTATATGTTGCAGCGAATATGGTGACACATGAAGGCGATGAGAAAGGTGCTGGAGAGTTTTTTAGAACGTTACGAGACATTGGCATTAGTGCAGTGATTGTTTCAGATCCAGCGTTGATTGAAATTTGTGCGACAGAAGCGCCGGGCCTGCCGATTCATTTATCTACTCAAGCTTCTGCAACGAACTACCAAACGTTAGAATTTTGGCGTGAAGAAGGTCTAGAACGTGTAGTTTTAGCTCGTGAAGTTGGTATGGAGGAAGTAAAAGAAATTCGTTCAAAAACAAAGGTTGAGATTGAAGCGTTTATTCATGGTGCGATGTGTATTTCGTATTCTGGACGATGTGTGTTATCGAATCACATGTCACAACGAGATGCCAATCGTGGAGGGTGTTCGCAATCATGTCGCTGGAAATATGATTTATTTGATATGCCGATTTCAGGTGAGCGTGAATCGTTGGTAGGTGGACAACCTTTAGAAGAATTTTCAATGAGTGCAGTGGATATGTCAATGATTCATCATATTCCTGAATTAGTAGAAAACGGCGTAGATAGTTTGAAAATTGAAGGACGGATGAAATCAATTCACTATGTTTCGACAGTATCTAATGTTTACCGTCAGGCGATTGATACGTATTGCGCGGATCCGGATAACTATGTCTTCAAGCAAGAGTGGGAAGATGAATTATGGAAAGTCGCGCAAAGAGAATTATCGACTGGTTTTTATTACGGTGTTCCAACCGAAGATGAGCAACTATTTGGCAAACGTCGTAAAATTCCAGCTTATGGGTTTATTGGACAAGTCTTAGCCTATGATCCTGAAACTAAAATTGCGACCATTCAACAACGGAATAACTTTGGGGTTGGGGACGACGTTGAATTCTACGGTCCTGGTTTTACTCATAGTCATCAAAAAATCGAGGTTTTATGGAATGAAGACGATGAAGCGATTGATCGCGCACCAAATGCGATGATGATTGTGAAAACGAAAGTGACAACGCCTGTTAAAAGATATGATATGATTCGCAAACAACGCTAA
- a CDS encoding MepB family protein, giving the protein MDYFKECMLQIDSIFYCPNQFVVKNLAEEVQNREYAGGVFQLNQLSIRFRVAKITPTKIGQFVAFWEKDPLNKNQAFHEKESPDLLVVTTFLGERIGQFVFPKGVLIEQHILRTDSQKGKMAMRVYPSWDSPTSKQAQVTQKWQLDYFVEFTDNRDSFKARLEALYGR; this is encoded by the coding sequence TTGGATTACTTTAAAGAGTGTATGTTGCAAATCGATTCGATTTTCTATTGTCCGAATCAATTTGTGGTGAAAAACTTAGCTGAAGAAGTGCAGAATAGGGAGTATGCTGGTGGCGTTTTCCAATTAAATCAACTATCGATTCGTTTTCGGGTTGCTAAAATCACTCCAACAAAAATTGGACAGTTTGTTGCATTTTGGGAGAAAGATCCTTTAAATAAAAATCAAGCTTTTCATGAAAAGGAAAGTCCAGATTTGTTAGTAGTGACAACTTTTCTTGGAGAGAGAATAGGTCAATTTGTCTTTCCTAAAGGTGTTTTGATAGAGCAACATATTTTACGGACAGATTCACAAAAAGGGAAAATGGCCATGCGGGTTTATCCAAGTTGGGATTCTCCAACTAGCAAACAAGCCCAAGTAACACAAAAATGGCAGCTAGACTATTTTGTTGAATTTACAGACAATCGGGACAGCTTTAAAGCACGTCTTGAAGCGTTATATGGAAGGTAA